In the genome of Altererythrobacter sp. TH136, one region contains:
- a CDS encoding efflux transporter outer membrane subunit, giving the protein MTRMLLAAASAVTLSACAAGPPPEIATPVPELPETYAYAPEATVGAELAALLPRDDAAFQLLTAQALAASPTLAEAAARIEQARAGADRAGAQRLPEIGINGGVTGTRSNPAQFSANLPPGIQADSERVAYAANLTARWDPDIFGGLRARERAALSRIDATTASARAVRIALVSEIAGAVIDWRTLAAREAELRADLASAEELARLAGVRERAGIAPGFDRVRAEGSAASSRSRLTALDSDRARLLGRLVTLTAQGAGDVRASLAREAGTAVLPPPPPALPSALLTNRPDIVAAAATLAAADAELAATARRRFPVFDLSAAVGLLAFGLGDLLETDSVIGNLAASVVAPLLDFGRIRAEIEGAAAEKTASFEAYRGAVVTALGDAEGAYALVASADREAAAAAQEAASLQRAAQLAGFRQQAGLADFLTVLEARRAADSSGERAAAAAGRARRARVLLWQAVGGE; this is encoded by the coding sequence ATGACGCGCATGCTTCTGGCCGCGGCCAGCGCCGTGACCTTGTCGGCCTGCGCCGCAGGACCGCCGCCCGAGATCGCCACGCCGGTGCCGGAACTGCCCGAAACGTATGCTTACGCGCCTGAGGCGACGGTCGGCGCGGAGCTGGCGGCCTTGCTGCCGCGCGACGATGCGGCGTTCCAGCTGCTGACGGCGCAGGCGCTCGCCGCATCGCCCACCTTGGCCGAGGCCGCCGCCCGGATCGAGCAGGCGCGCGCCGGTGCCGACCGCGCCGGGGCGCAGCGCCTTCCCGAAATCGGGATCAACGGGGGCGTGACCGGCACCCGCTCCAATCCGGCGCAATTTTCCGCGAACCTGCCGCCGGGGATACAGGCTGACAGCGAGCGGGTAGCGTATGCGGCGAACCTCACCGCCCGCTGGGACCCCGATATCTTCGGGGGGCTGCGCGCGCGGGAGCGCGCGGCGCTGTCGCGGATCGACGCGACGACCGCTTCGGCCCGCGCGGTGCGCATCGCGCTGGTGTCCGAAATAGCGGGCGCCGTGATCGACTGGCGGACGCTGGCTGCGCGCGAAGCGGAACTGCGCGCCGACCTTGCCTCCGCCGAAGAGCTGGCGCGCCTTGCCGGGGTGCGCGAACGGGCGGGGATCGCGCCCGGTTTCGACAGGGTGCGGGCAGAAGGTTCGGCGGCGTCCTCGCGCAGCCGTCTCACCGCGCTCGACAGCGATCGCGCGCGGCTGCTGGGCCGCCTGGTGACGCTGACCGCTCAGGGCGCCGGCGATGTGCGGGCGTCGCTGGCCCGTGAAGCGGGTACGGCGGTGCTGCCGCCACCGCCGCCGGCGCTGCCGTCCGCACTACTCACCAACCGGCCGGACATCGTGGCGGCTGCCGCGACCCTCGCCGCCGCTGACGCGGAACTCGCGGCGACGGCCCGGCGGCGGTTCCCGGTGTTCGACCTGTCGGCCGCCGTCGGCCTGCTCGCGTTCGGGCTGGGGGATCTGCTCGAAACCGATTCGGTGATCGGCAATCTGGCCGCCTCGGTCGTCGCGCCGCTGCTGGATTTCGGCCGGATTCGGGCGGAAATTGAGGGGGCGGCAGCCGAGAAAACGGCGTCGTTCGAGGCCTATCGCGGGGCGGTGGTCACCGCCCTTGGCGATGCGGAGGGCGCCTATGCACTGGTCGCATCGGCCGACCGGGAGGCCGCCGCCGCCGCCCAGGAAGCGGCCAGCCTGCAGCGCGCGGCCCAGCTGGCGGGCTTTCGCCAACAAGCGGGACTGGCCGATTTCCTGACTGTGCTCGAAGCCCGGCGAGCGGCCGACAGCAGCGGCGAGCGGGCAGCCGCGGCCGCCGGCCGGGCGCGCCGGGCCCGGGTCCTGCTATGGCAGGCAGTGGGCGGCGAGTGA
- a CDS encoding ATP-binding cassette domain-containing protein translates to MISINNLTVRLGGRTILDGANATIPADGRIGLIGRNGAGKSTLMKAIIGEIDPDDGEIEMPRRARIGYIAQEAPSGQTTPFEAVLAADLERTRLLAEAETCEDPNRLGDIHDRLLAIDAYSAPARAAIILTGLGFDEEMQAQPLDSYSGGWKMRVALGALLFSAPHVLLLDEPSNHLDLEATLWLESFLKSYPGMLIMISHERDLLNNVVTAILHLQGGKLTLYAGGYDAFEAQRAERAAQLAAAKAAQDAQRAKLQDYVARNSARASTAKQAQSRAKMLARMQPIAALMEDPSLSFDFPSPEEMRPPLIVLDHAAVGYGGTPVLSRVNLRLDPTDRLALLGRNGNGKTTLARLLAAQLPTLDGAMQASGKMKVGYFTQYQVEELASDATPLEHMTRAMEGKTPGAVRAQLGRFGFSGPKATTQVAKLSGGERARLALALITRDAPHLLILDEPTNHLDVDAREALVQALNDYEGAVILISHDRHMVELTADRLVLVDGGTATDYDGSIEDYIDFVLGRNQPKEKRAGRGKKDRRSSAKEREDARLARGAIGEIEKRIAGLQGEIARLDEALIGGSAASPGDLARRRASLEKDLAAAESDWLSASESLEQRVA, encoded by the coding sequence ATGATCAGCATCAACAACCTCACGGTGCGGCTGGGCGGCCGCACGATCCTCGATGGCGCGAACGCGACAATCCCGGCTGACGGCCGGATCGGACTGATCGGGCGGAACGGCGCTGGCAAGTCCACCTTGATGAAGGCGATCATCGGCGAAATCGACCCGGACGACGGCGAGATCGAGATGCCGCGCCGCGCGCGGATCGGCTACATCGCGCAGGAAGCGCCCAGCGGGCAGACGACTCCGTTCGAGGCGGTGCTGGCGGCCGACCTTGAGCGCACGCGGTTGCTGGCCGAAGCGGAGACCTGCGAGGATCCCAACCGCCTCGGCGACATTCACGACCGTCTGCTGGCGATCGACGCCTACTCGGCGCCAGCGCGCGCGGCGATCATCCTCACCGGGTTGGGGTTCGACGAAGAGATGCAGGCGCAGCCGCTCGACAGTTATTCGGGCGGGTGGAAGATGCGGGTAGCGCTGGGCGCGCTGCTGTTTTCCGCGCCCCACGTGCTGCTGCTGGATGAACCGTCCAACCACCTCGATCTGGAAGCCACCCTGTGGCTGGAAAGCTTCCTGAAAAGCTATCCCGGCATGCTGATCATGATCAGCCACGAACGGGACCTGCTGAACAACGTGGTCACCGCGATCCTGCATCTGCAGGGCGGCAAGCTGACCCTGTACGCGGGCGGATATGACGCGTTCGAGGCGCAGCGGGCCGAACGGGCGGCGCAGCTTGCCGCGGCCAAGGCGGCGCAGGATGCGCAGCGGGCCAAGCTGCAGGACTATGTCGCGCGCAACAGCGCCCGCGCCTCGACCGCCAAGCAGGCGCAGTCGCGGGCCAAGATGCTCGCGAGGATGCAGCCGATCGCGGCGCTGATGGAGGATCCCAGCCTCAGCTTCGACTTCCCCAGCCCGGAGGAGATGCGGCCGCCCCTCATCGTGCTCGACCACGCGGCGGTGGGCTATGGCGGGACGCCCGTGCTCAGCCGGGTGAACCTGCGCCTCGATCCCACCGACCGGCTGGCGCTGCTGGGCCGCAACGGCAACGGCAAGACCACCCTGGCGCGGCTGCTCGCCGCCCAGCTCCCCACGCTCGATGGCGCGATGCAGGCCTCGGGCAAGATGAAGGTGGGCTACTTCACGCAGTACCAGGTCGAGGAACTGGCTTCGGATGCCACGCCGCTGGAGCACATGACACGCGCGATGGAGGGAAAAACCCCCGGGGCGGTGCGTGCGCAGCTTGGCCGATTCGGCTTTTCGGGGCCGAAAGCCACGACGCAGGTCGCCAAGCTGTCGGGCGGGGAGCGCGCGAGGCTGGCGCTGGCGCTGATCACCCGCGACGCGCCGCATCTGCTGATCCTGGACGAGCCGACCAACCACCTCGACGTCGATGCGCGCGAGGCGCTGGTGCAGGCGCTCAACGATTACGAAGGCGCAGTCATCCTGATCAGCCACGACCGGCACATGGTGGAGCTCACCGCAGACCGGCTGGTGCTGGTCGATGGCGGCACCGCGACCGATTATGACGGCAGCATCGAGGATTACATCGACTTCGTGCTCGGTCGGAACCAGCCGAAGGAGAAGCGGGCCGGGCGCGGGAAGAAGGATCGCCGCTCCAGCGCCAAGGAACGCGAGGACGCCCGTCTGGCGCGCGGCGCCATCGGCGAGATCGAAAAACGGATCGCGGGCCTGCAGGGCGAGATCGCCCGCCTGGACGAAGCACTGATCGGCGGCTCAGCCGCGTCGCCGGGCGACCTGGCGCGGCGCCGGGCGAGCCTGGAAAAGGATCTCGCCGCTGCCGAGAGCGACTGGTTGAGCGCCAGCGAAAGCCTGGAACAGCGCGTGGCATGA